A DNA window from uncultured Methanoregula sp. contains the following coding sequences:
- a CDS encoding thiamine pyrophosphate-dependent enzyme, whose translation MKGLEAISDALCRYTDRQYTVPGFPVTDLGRLTGAEMVINEKTALEYALGDSLSGRRSAVIIKNVGVNACADPLLQAAAQGLIAGVVLVAGDDPDAEGSQTSQDSRYYGELAELPVIEPDETTCYTGVETALRASEQFSRVALLRLTPAILDAEVQSDIVPRQDQKGRLSPRTWTMNGRVTAAEELYRTMFAWSDESSLNRWGGEPLGAGPAPGNTRIVTVHPLPSRAARMQTVNEFGRTFVRDHRGLQPPVPQKRPQAMEDRGFYRTFCPNCPFKGMLDILKVRDMKMICDAGCSVLGMTPPYELGIASYGMGASVAVAARSTKVALIGDYALLHSGLNALIDVYEKALPLLCIVMKNDCTAMTGKQSTYNPIPYLRWADPVICRAEDVETLERELVVRDRPRTVIVEGTCPEGCSHETVEC comes from the coding sequence ATGAAAGGACTTGAAGCCATTTCCGATGCGCTTTGCCGGTACACGGACCGCCAGTATACAGTCCCGGGTTTTCCGGTCACGGATCTCGGCAGGCTGACCGGTGCGGAGATGGTGATAAACGAAAAGACCGCACTCGAATATGCCCTGGGCGATTCGTTGTCCGGCAGGAGATCTGCGGTTATCATCAAGAACGTCGGGGTCAATGCCTGTGCCGATCCCCTGCTCCAGGCTGCTGCCCAGGGACTTATCGCGGGAGTCGTGCTCGTTGCCGGGGATGATCCCGATGCCGAGGGATCACAGACCTCCCAGGACTCCCGGTATTACGGGGAACTTGCAGAACTTCCGGTGATCGAACCGGACGAAACCACCTGTTATACCGGCGTGGAGACGGCCCTGCGGGCATCGGAGCAGTTTTCCCGGGTTGCCCTGCTCCGTCTTACCCCGGCTATTCTGGATGCAGAAGTACAATCCGATATTGTTCCGCGGCAGGATCAGAAAGGACGCCTCTCTCCGCGGACGTGGACCATGAACGGACGGGTGACCGCGGCCGAGGAATTATACCGCACGATGTTTGCCTGGTCCGATGAGTCTTCCCTCAATCGCTGGGGAGGTGAACCGCTGGGTGCAGGCCCGGCGCCCGGAAACACCCGGATCGTAACGGTCCACCCCCTCCCCTCACGGGCCGCCCGGATGCAGACGGTCAACGAGTTCGGGAGAACATTTGTCCGGGATCATCGCGGGCTTCAGCCCCCCGTGCCCCAAAAACGCCCCCAGGCAATGGAAGACCGGGGGTTTTACCGGACGTTCTGTCCCAACTGCCCGTTCAAGGGTATGCTGGACATCCTCAAAGTGCGGGACATGAAGATGATCTGCGATGCGGGATGCTCGGTCCTGGGGATGACACCCCCCTACGAACTGGGTATTGCAAGTTACGGCATGGGTGCGAGTGTTGCTGTTGCTGCAAGGAGCACAAAGGTGGCTCTCATCGGGGATTATGCCCTCCTGCACTCCGGCCTGAATGCGCTTATCGATGTGTACGAGAAGGCTCTCCCCCTCTTGTGCATCGTAATGAAGAACGATTGTACGGCAATGACCGGCAAGCAATCCACCTACAATCCGATCCCGTACCTCCGGTGGGCAGACCCGGTCATCTGCAGGGCGGAGGATGTTGAGACTCTGGAACGCGAACTTGTGGTCCGGGACAGGCCCCGGACCGTAATTGTTGAAGGAACCTGTCCTGAGGGATGCAGTCATGAAACCGTGGAATGTTGA
- a CDS encoding radical SAM protein translates to MHWNDLKAELLAIGSARLTGEPAEEYIARSAAGPGAGGSGAVFFAMGSHRVKFGLNPKSVIEIVHRGGGVADLYYGGKLIPGKLLEPGCHCPDQAFITVTGSCIFRCRYCPVPLQGGKRKTIEEIMDLVESVRHRISAISLTSGVLSTVEEEEAYVLEVIKRLGFFGIPMGISIYPTDQTPDRLRELGVREVKFNLEAATPELFKIMCPGLDYDQIWRALDRSVVLFGRGRVFSNVLIGLGETDEELATCIRNLADHGVIPVLRPLNPVAGMTGTPRPSADRLKRMFEIHKQALEEAHLDPRQALTMCTNCAGCDLVPGRDE, encoded by the coding sequence ATGCACTGGAACGACCTGAAAGCCGAGCTGCTTGCCATCGGATCAGCCCGCCTGACCGGAGAACCCGCAGAAGAGTATATCGCACGGTCCGCAGCCGGTCCGGGTGCCGGGGGATCCGGGGCGGTATTCTTTGCCATGGGCAGCCACCGTGTGAAATTCGGCCTGAATCCCAAGAGCGTAATCGAGATTGTTCACCGGGGTGGTGGGGTGGCTGACCTGTATTACGGGGGAAAGCTGATCCCGGGAAAACTGCTGGAACCCGGTTGTCACTGTCCTGACCAGGCATTCATCACCGTCACCGGCAGCTGCATCTTCAGGTGCCGTTATTGTCCGGTTCCTCTGCAGGGTGGGAAACGCAAGACCATTGAAGAGATTATGGATCTGGTTGAATCGGTGCGGCACCGGATCAGTGCTATCTCTTTAACGAGCGGCGTGCTCTCGACTGTTGAAGAAGAGGAAGCCTACGTGCTTGAGGTGATCAAGCGTCTTGGTTTCTTTGGCATCCCCATGGGGATATCCATTTACCCTACTGACCAGACACCGGATCGGCTCAGGGAACTTGGCGTACGGGAAGTGAAATTCAATCTGGAAGCCGCAACGCCGGAACTGTTCAAGATCATGTGCCCGGGGCTGGATTATGATCAGATCTGGCGGGCTCTCGACCGGTCCGTTGTACTGTTCGGCCGGGGCCGTGTCTTCTCCAATGTCCTGATCGGCCTTGGCGAAACCGATGAAGAACTGGCGACCTGTATCCGGAACCTCGCCGATCACGGGGTGATCCCCGTTCTTCGGCCGCTCAATCCGGTCGCCGGCATGACCGGTACTCCCCGGCCGTCTGCTGACCGGTTGAAACGCATGTTTGAGATCCATAAACAAGCCCTGGAAGAGGCCCATCTCGATCCGCGCCAGGCCCTCACCATGTGTACGAACTGTGCAGGCTGCGACCTGGTGCCCGGGAGGGACGAATGA
- the mmp11 gene encoding methanogenesis marker protein 11 produces the protein MMNISEPYVIHYPKIVAVADESGENVELVEFFDCIGGAMWAQHHYAQSPIIRDVRCVGSTTRYRISPGSVNLALEGSRFPAGISACTVDPDEIAITYIGMGGGGVGAAACRSDAKGVLRSRSDPAGGGRVAGATLWLPRMQRVLIGVDDTDTPEEGATWTLVHNIARAAEDEKSVYLSHTIVQLYPVPYRTKNCVGLVAEFATSDPKGLVRRFHALLEKYTLSKKTGMAVYTGFSPSEDLLAFGRKVKRGEVASGLLESLNDNHLEIVMNGRGIIGAVAAIPFYTNYKEALELCTGTT, from the coding sequence ATGATGAACATCTCTGAACCCTACGTGATCCACTACCCGAAGATCGTTGCAGTGGCTGATGAATCCGGGGAGAACGTGGAACTGGTGGAATTTTTCGATTGCATCGGCGGCGCCATGTGGGCACAGCACCACTATGCCCAGAGTCCTATCATCCGGGATGTCCGGTGCGTGGGGTCAACAACGCGGTACCGAATCAGTCCCGGTTCAGTGAACCTTGCCCTGGAAGGATCGCGGTTCCCGGCAGGCATATCGGCCTGCACGGTTGATCCGGACGAGATTGCCATAACGTATATAGGCATGGGTGGCGGGGGAGTGGGGGCCGCAGCCTGCCGTTCGGATGCAAAGGGAGTACTGCGGAGCAGGAGTGATCCGGCCGGGGGGGGACGGGTTGCAGGAGCCACGCTCTGGCTCCCCCGCATGCAGCGCGTACTCATTGGCGTGGACGATACCGATACGCCGGAAGAAGGGGCGACCTGGACCCTGGTCCACAATATTGCCAGAGCTGCTGAAGATGAGAAGAGCGTGTACCTGTCGCACACGATTGTCCAGCTCTACCCGGTCCCCTACCGGACCAAGAATTGTGTGGGTCTTGTTGCAGAGTTTGCAACCTCGGATCCCAAGGGGCTCGTCCGAAGATTCCATGCCCTTCTTGAAAAATATACTCTCTCAAAAAAGACCGGCATGGCCGTATATACGGGTTTTTCCCCCTCAGAAGATCTGCTTGCTTTTGGAAGGAAAGTCAAACGCGGGGAAGTGGCGTCTGGCCTTCTTGAATCCCTGAACGACAACCATCTTGAGATCGTCATGAATGGCCGGGGGATCATCGGGGCGGTTGCCGCGATCCCGTTCTACACGAATTACAAAGAGGCGCTGGAGTTATGCACTGGAACGACCTGA
- a CDS encoding tRNA(Ile2) 2-agmatinylcytidine synthetase, with product MITLNPDEVRQRFGPLFSQKFLVMVDEKAGIAEILEQCRARGPIEWDAMNRRRAGGAVIGVEVEGTGMTMHARLGKHPVNFGAAAGSIGGQALESVEVNGDEVITTWSGIAGAGVGIAACLPQAPGVLRAEYPSEEDLKVGGGRTNHVRIVSPRYEKICIGIDDTDTKTEGATWVMALKCAGACAIDGVEFLNMRLIQLNPEVPHKTTNCVSSALNFAVRPGKVDELLEFVRLFVEKNTFSKDTGIAVYRGIFGSAESPAHKMVKTEIMTLDQAEQEAKSHGVVFIDHNGRKGRIGAFGAVLWGCKGTEAAGLYDEHL from the coding sequence ATGATCACCCTGAATCCAGACGAAGTCAGACAGCGGTTCGGACCGCTTTTTTCCCAGAAGTTTCTCGTGATGGTGGATGAAAAAGCCGGCATTGCAGAGATCCTTGAGCAGTGCAGGGCACGGGGCCCTATCGAATGGGATGCGATGAACCGGCGCCGGGCCGGTGGGGCCGTTATCGGAGTTGAAGTGGAAGGGACCGGTATGACAATGCATGCCCGTCTGGGAAAGCACCCGGTGAATTTTGGCGCTGCAGCAGGATCGATTGGCGGCCAGGCCCTCGAATCAGTGGAGGTCAATGGTGACGAGGTGATAACCACCTGGTCCGGTATCGCCGGTGCGGGGGTAGGTATCGCAGCATGCCTCCCCCAGGCACCTGGTGTTCTCCGGGCGGAGTATCCCTCGGAAGAAGATCTGAAAGTAGGTGGTGGCCGCACCAACCATGTCCGGATTGTATCCCCGCGGTACGAGAAGATCTGTATCGGCATCGATGATACTGATACCAAGACTGAAGGCGCAACCTGGGTGATGGCCCTGAAATGTGCGGGGGCATGCGCCATTGACGGTGTGGAATTCCTCAATATGCGTCTCATCCAGCTCAATCCTGAAGTTCCGCACAAGACCACCAACTGTGTCAGCTCTGCCCTGAACTTTGCAGTCAGGCCCGGAAAGGTTGATGAACTGCTTGAGTTTGTCCGGTTGTTTGTTGAGAAGAATACATTCTCAAAGGATACCGGTATTGCCGTGTACCGGGGAATTTTTGGATCTGCCGAATCGCCTGCGCATAAAATGGTGAAGACCGAGATCATGACCCTCGATCAGGCAGAGCAGGAAGCAAAAAGCCATGGTGTCGTCTTCATCGATCACAATGGCCGCAAGGGACGCATCGGGGCTTTCGGGGCCGTACTCTGGGGATGCAAAGGAACTGAGGCGGCAGGGCTGTATGATGAACATCTCTGA
- the fhcD gene encoding formylmethanofuran--tetrahydromethanopterin N-formyltransferase: MEINGVTIDDTYAEAFPTWVCRIIITAVTKEWAKKAATEATGFATSAIGCPCEAGIEGYLQANETPDGRPGVSILICASKKKLKEQVVERLAECVLTAPTTAVFNGITNAEEKIPVKLHFFGDGYEYQKEVGGRKCWVIPIMNGEYVGEEEFGIVKGVAGGNFFIMGENQMAALVGAEAAIEAIDAVPGVITSFPGGVVASGSKVGSLKYKFMPASTNEKYCPTLREKVPDTKIPAGVKAVYEIVIDGIDEKSVAAAMAAGVRAAVTVPGVKFISAGNFGGTLGPFKIDLHKVL; the protein is encoded by the coding sequence ATGGAAATCAATGGTGTTACAATTGACGATACCTACGCAGAGGCATTCCCTACCTGGGTCTGCCGCATCATCATCACTGCGGTGACCAAGGAATGGGCAAAGAAAGCAGCAACCGAGGCAACGGGATTTGCCACATCCGCGATCGGCTGCCCGTGCGAGGCAGGAATTGAAGGGTACCTTCAGGCAAATGAGACCCCCGACGGACGACCCGGTGTCTCTATCCTGATCTGTGCCAGCAAGAAGAAACTGAAAGAGCAGGTAGTTGAGCGCCTTGCGGAATGCGTCCTGACTGCACCCACGACCGCGGTCTTCAACGGCATCACGAATGCCGAAGAAAAGATACCGGTCAAGCTCCACTTCTTCGGCGATGGTTACGAGTACCAGAAGGAAGTTGGTGGCCGCAAGTGCTGGGTCATCCCGATCATGAACGGCGAGTATGTTGGCGAGGAAGAGTTCGGTATCGTCAAGGGCGTTGCCGGTGGCAACTTCTTCATCATGGGCGAGAACCAGATGGCAGCACTCGTTGGCGCAGAGGCAGCAATCGAGGCAATTGATGCCGTTCCCGGTGTCATCACCAGCTTCCCCGGCGGGGTTGTCGCAAGCGGATCCAAGGTTGGCAGCTTAAAGTACAAGTTCATGCCGGCATCCACCAACGAGAAGTACTGCCCGACCCTGCGCGAGAAAGTCCCGGATACCAAGATTCCCGCAGGCGTCAAGGCTGTGTACGAAATCGTCATCGACGGCATCGATGAGAAGTCCGTTGCAGCTGCAATGGCTGCCGGTGTCAGGGCCGCTGTCACGGTGCCCGGTGTCAAGTTCATCTCTGCCGGAAACTTTGGCGGAACCCTCGGACCTTTCAAGATTGACCTTCACAAGGTCCTCTAA
- a CDS encoding 4Fe-4S dicluster domain-containing protein, which produces MAFAVHINMERCTGCNNCVVACPVDALELHTVDPVSTDKIYQVRNGKSIILDFKGELCAGCGVCVLACPYGVIRLAGSRESGTAAKVQ; this is translated from the coding sequence ATGGCATTTGCAGTGCACATAAACATGGAACGTTGTACTGGCTGTAATAATTGTGTGGTTGCATGTCCTGTGGACGCATTAGAGCTTCACACGGTGGATCCTGTTTCAACAGACAAGATCTACCAGGTCAGGAATGGAAAATCCATAATCCTGGACTTCAAGGGTGAACTCTGCGCCGGGTGCGGTGTTTGTGTTCTGGCATGTCCATACGGTGTTATCAGGCTTGCAGGTTCACGGGAATCCGGAACGGCAGCAAAGGTACAATAA
- a CDS encoding 4Fe-4S binding protein: MALFPKFSKKKDGVNVVMEQKLLQNVSDLILNAETCTGCGICVEACPEEAIVLGLVGAARRGAINYAAPIDVDETKCSYCGVCVIMCPFNALTLKVDGQERLPILEKEGFPQYDMKAEINDEKCVKCTICEEVCPRDAIDRNVPAYEGTYKGPVAGGKPKAAAMKKKTTFTVDKEKCSLCGLCGALCPAIVVKHKEFSAESGKVEGDVIWDETKCDACKVCVEACPEECITVEREIISDKIDGKVSIVKDNCCTCTWCSKNCPTEAITVEKIFEGDIEFHAEKCPGGCSTCAEICPANAIYLPSPIPAADMKRDSIEAKIAVNKDYCILCGACINACPGEDIIVLNRTGIHVKGKETDLFKKISEKLCTRRTSKVKEEISGQVTIKMMEKA; encoded by the coding sequence ATGGCATTGTTTCCAAAGTTTTCTAAAAAGAAGGATGGAGTTAACGTCGTAATGGAGCAGAAACTCCTGCAGAACGTTAGCGACCTTATTCTCAATGCAGAAACCTGCACGGGATGCGGTATATGTGTCGAGGCATGTCCTGAGGAGGCAATCGTTCTCGGACTTGTCGGTGCGGCAAGGCGTGGCGCAATCAATTACGCTGCCCCTATTGATGTAGACGAGACCAAGTGTTCATATTGTGGTGTCTGCGTCATCATGTGCCCGTTCAATGCTCTGACATTGAAGGTGGACGGACAGGAGAGACTCCCGATCCTTGAGAAGGAAGGGTTCCCGCAATATGATATGAAGGCGGAGATCAATGACGAGAAATGCGTCAAGTGCACGATCTGTGAAGAGGTCTGCCCCCGTGACGCCATTGACCGCAACGTCCCTGCCTACGAAGGAACCTACAAGGGACCGGTTGCAGGCGGAAAGCCCAAAGCAGCCGCAATGAAGAAGAAGACAACCTTTACTGTCGACAAGGAAAAATGTTCCCTGTGTGGCCTCTGTGGTGCACTCTGCCCCGCAATCGTCGTCAAGCACAAGGAATTCAGCGCTGAGTCCGGTAAAGTCGAGGGTGACGTTATCTGGGACGAGACCAAGTGCGACGCCTGCAAGGTGTGCGTAGAGGCCTGCCCAGAAGAGTGCATCACCGTTGAACGCGAGATAATTTCCGACAAGATCGACGGGAAAGTCAGCATTGTCAAGGACAACTGCTGCACCTGCACGTGGTGTTCCAAGAACTGCCCGACCGAGGCAATCACAGTCGAGAAGATTTTTGAAGGCGACATCGAGTTCCATGCAGAGAAATGCCCCGGTGGATGCTCGACCTGTGCCGAGATCTGCCCGGCAAACGCGATCTACCTGCCAAGCCCGATCCCTGCCGCGGACATGAAGCGCGACAGCATCGAGGCGAAGATTGCCGTCAACAAGGATTACTGTATCCTCTGCGGCGCCTGTATCAATGCATGCCCTGGTGAGGATATCATCGTCCTGAACAGGACCGGTATCCACGTGAAGGGCAAAGAGACCGACCTGTTCAAGAAGATCAGTGAGAAACTCTGCACCAGGAGAACATCCAAGGTGAAAGAGGAGATCTCCGGTCAGGTCACGATTAAGATGATGGAGAAGGCGTGA
- the hdrC gene encoding CoB--CoM heterodisulfide reductase subunit C: MARTKGYPEALEKKLHDQRYFREDSNPEFTKNVKAISRTIAHMCYQCGTCTGSCPSAPRSTYRIRKFMRRAVLGLENEALTDPDLWLCTTCYSCSDRCPRDIIPTDVIMSMRNLAFKRDIVPVNFLKTVQAIYSSGHGVPNNDVNRAAREKLGLTRDPPTTHMYTEYMPGIRKIIDHYKLKAEADRIVKEREG, from the coding sequence ATGGCACGAACAAAAGGATACCCCGAAGCGCTGGAGAAGAAACTCCACGACCAGAGATACTTCCGCGAGGATTCAAACCCTGAATTCACCAAGAACGTGAAGGCCATCTCCCGCACCATCGCCCACATGTGCTACCAGTGCGGTACCTGCACCGGCTCCTGCCCGTCTGCACCCCGCAGCACCTACCGCATCCGCAAGTTCATGAGAAGAGCAGTTCTCGGGCTCGAGAACGAAGCACTCACCGATCCGGATCTCTGGCTCTGCACCACCTGCTACAGCTGTTCGGACCGCTGCCCGAGGGACATCATCCCGACCGATGTCATCATGTCCATGAGAAACCTCGCGTTCAAGCGCGACATCGTCCCGGTCAACTTCCTAAAGACCGTCCAGGCGATTTACTCATCAGGACACGGCGTGCCCAACAACGACGTAAACCGCGCAGCCCGGGAGAAACTCGGCCTGACCCGCGACCCGCCAACCACCCACATGTATACCGAATACATGCCCGGCATCCGGAAGATCATCGACCACTATAAGCTCAAGGCCGAAGCCGACCGGATCGTCAAAGAAAGGGAGGGCTAA
- the hdrB gene encoding CoB--CoM heterodisulfide reductase subunit B — protein MSEAGANHKFAFYLGCIAPNRYPGVESASIKAMKKLGVELVPLKGASCCPAPGAFGSIDLKVFYAMAARNLVLAEQMKMDIALVCNGCYKSIWEVNHKLKHNKDLRDDVNEVLKEVDMEYKGTINVYHTAELLYNDRFIGVDKVRDSVTNPLTGARIAVHYGCHLVKPHKDREFEKEVMLNTEHPTWMEELVSALGATPVEYRNKMQCCGAGGGVRGYDIVHALDITNEKLINLKEEKVDALTDICPFCQLQFDRGQIEIQEKFGVTYNLPVLHFAELLGLAQGMSPQDLGLDLHGISCESFLQKVL, from the coding sequence ATGTCTGAAGCAGGCGCAAACCACAAGTTCGCATTCTATCTCGGATGCATTGCCCCGAACCGGTACCCCGGTGTCGAATCCGCCTCCATCAAGGCGATGAAGAAACTCGGCGTAGAACTCGTTCCCCTGAAGGGAGCAAGCTGCTGCCCCGCACCCGGTGCGTTCGGCTCGATCGACCTCAAAGTCTTCTATGCAATGGCAGCACGGAACCTCGTCCTTGCCGAGCAGATGAAGATGGACATCGCCCTTGTCTGCAACGGCTGTTACAAGTCGATCTGGGAAGTCAACCACAAGCTCAAGCACAACAAGGATCTCCGGGACGACGTCAACGAAGTCTTAAAAGAAGTCGACATGGAATACAAGGGTACCATCAACGTGTACCACACTGCCGAACTCCTGTACAACGACAGGTTCATCGGTGTCGACAAAGTCCGCGACAGCGTGACGAACCCGCTGACCGGCGCACGCATAGCCGTTCACTACGGCTGCCACCTGGTCAAGCCCCACAAGGACCGCGAGTTTGAGAAGGAAGTCATGCTCAACACCGAGCACCCGACCTGGATGGAAGAACTCGTTTCAGCCCTTGGTGCAACTCCTGTCGAGTACCGCAACAAGATGCAGTGCTGCGGTGCAGGAGGCGGTGTCCGTGGTTACGATATCGTCCACGCGCTCGACATCACCAACGAGAAGCTGATCAACTTAAAGGAAGAGAAGGTGGATGCGCTCACCGATATCTGCCCGTTCTGTCAGCTCCAGTTCGACCGCGGCCAGATCGAAATCCAGGAGAAATTCGGCGTAACCTACAACCTGCCGGTTCTTCACTTCGCTGAACTCCTCGGTCTCGCACAGGGAATGAGCCCGCAGGACCTCGGGCTGGACCTCCATGGTATCAGCTGCGAATCGTTCCTGCAGAAGGTGCTGTGA
- a CDS encoding CoB--CoM heterodisulfide reductase iron-sulfur subunit A family protein, translating to MAEKKATTKKAPSKKEDTKKVAPVKQEVKKQAPAAAVSTTKQDARIGVFICHCGTNIAGSMDIDAVQNASKTIPNVAFVDNYKYMCSMPGQTVIHKAIKEHKLTGVVVAACTPRLHEPTFRTATKDGGLNPFRFEMANIRDQNSWVHMHDRVGSTDKAIDAIKIAVAKATLLEDLFPKSVPVEKTAMVVGAGVAGMQAALDLAAAGIKTYLIEKDMSIGGRMSQLDKTFPTLDCSQCILTPKMVDVGRSPNIDLMTWSEVHEVEGYIGNFDVTIRKKARGVMTPKEAEAKGIVGGGCNGCGDCETACPVVKPNEFEIGMKPRKAIYVNHPQVVPLIYTIDFNSCVKCGICVTACGPEKRAIDLEMKDEFIKVKVGTVILATGYDIFPIEKKEEWGYKRYENVISSLEFERLICASGPTGGHLVRPSDGETPKRVAFVLCAGSRDNTGTGKPYCSRFCCMYSLKHAHQIIEKIPGCIPYIFYMDIRSFGKMYEEFYYRIQDEGAKFIRGRVANIIEDKKTKNLHVMTDDTLLDRPVDVEVDLVVLAAAIEPAADTNRTRKLFGVSCSMDGWLLEAHPKLNPCGTTTAGVFLAGVCQGPKDIPDTVASAEGAASAASIPIHMGEVELEPYFATCIEEKCAGCGMCVNLCPYSALALVEKDGRTVMQVTEAKCKGCGTCGGFCPGGAIWMNHFTTPQIVAQIDAFLLGGEQ from the coding sequence ATGGCAGAAAAGAAAGCAACCACCAAGAAAGCCCCGTCCAAGAAAGAGGACACCAAGAAGGTAGCTCCCGTGAAACAGGAAGTCAAGAAGCAGGCACCAGCGGCAGCCGTCAGCACCACCAAGCAGGATGCACGTATCGGCGTGTTCATCTGCCACTGCGGTACAAACATCGCCGGTTCAATGGATATCGATGCCGTGCAGAATGCCTCAAAGACCATCCCGAATGTAGCCTTTGTTGACAACTACAAGTACATGTGCTCGATGCCCGGGCAGACCGTCATTCACAAGGCAATCAAGGAACACAAACTGACAGGTGTCGTCGTCGCTGCCTGCACCCCGCGTCTCCACGAGCCAACCTTCAGGACGGCCACCAAGGATGGCGGCCTGAACCCGTTCCGGTTCGAGATGGCAAACATCCGTGACCAGAACTCATGGGTGCACATGCACGACCGCGTTGGATCAACTGACAAGGCAATAGATGCCATCAAGATTGCCGTTGCAAAGGCAACACTCCTCGAAGATCTCTTCCCGAAGTCAGTGCCGGTTGAGAAGACCGCAATGGTTGTCGGTGCCGGTGTTGCCGGTATGCAGGCAGCCCTTGACCTTGCTGCTGCAGGGATCAAGACCTACCTGATCGAAAAAGACATGAGCATCGGCGGACGCATGTCCCAGCTCGACAAGACCTTCCCGACCCTCGACTGTTCGCAGTGTATCCTTACACCCAAAATGGTGGATGTCGGAAGGAGCCCGAATATCGATCTCATGACCTGGTCCGAGGTTCATGAAGTCGAAGGCTACATCGGTAACTTCGATGTCACCATCCGCAAGAAAGCCCGCGGTGTAATGACCCCCAAGGAAGCCGAAGCCAAAGGTATTGTCGGCGGCGGCTGCAATGGCTGCGGTGACTGTGAGACTGCCTGCCCGGTTGTCAAGCCCAACGAGTTCGAAATCGGCATGAAACCGAGGAAGGCCATCTACGTCAACCACCCGCAGGTCGTTCCCCTCATCTACACCATCGACTTCAACTCCTGTGTCAAGTGCGGCATCTGCGTGACCGCCTGCGGTCCCGAGAAGCGGGCAATCGACCTCGAGATGAAGGACGAGTTCATCAAGGTCAAGGTCGGAACGGTCATCCTCGCAACCGGGTACGACATCTTCCCCATCGAGAAGAAAGAGGAATGGGGATACAAGCGGTACGAGAACGTCATCTCAAGCCTTGAGTTCGAGCGGCTGATCTGTGCATCCGGCCCAACCGGTGGCCACTTGGTTCGCCCGAGCGATGGCGAGACCCCCAAGAGAGTCGCATTCGTGCTCTGTGCAGGGTCCCGTGACAACACCGGCACCGGCAAGCCATACTGCAGCCGGTTCTGCTGCATGTACTCGCTGAAACACGCCCACCAGATCATCGAGAAGATCCCCGGATGCATCCCCTACATCTTCTACATGGATATCCGGTCCTTCGGTAAGATGTACGAAGAGTTCTACTACCGTATCCAGGACGAAGGTGCCAAGTTCATCCGCGGCCGTGTCGCAAACATCATCGAGGACAAGAAGACCAAGAACCTCCATGTCATGACCGACGACACACTCCTCGACCGCCCGGTCGATGTGGAAGTCGACCTCGTGGTGCTCGCAGCAGCAATCGAACCTGCAGCAGACACCAACCGGACCCGGAAGCTCTTCGGTGTCTCCTGCTCCATGGACGGATGGCTCCTTGAAGCCCACCCGAAGCTGAACCCGTGCGGAACCACCACAGCCGGTGTCTTCCTTGCCGGTGTCTGCCAGGGACCCAAGGATATCCCTGACACCGTAGCATCGGCAGAAGGTGCAGCATCAGCAGCCAGCATCCCGATCCACATGGGAGAAGTCGAGCTTGAGCCCTACTTCGCCACCTGTATCGAGGAGAAGTGTGCAGGCTGCGGTATGTGCGTCAACCTCTGCCCCTACAGCGCCCTCGCGCTCGTTGAGAAGGACGGAAGGACTGTCATGCAGGTCACGGAAGCCAAGTGTAAAGGCTGCGGTACCTGCGGTGGATTCTGCCCCGGCGGTGCAATCTGGATGAACCACTTCACCACACCTCAGATCGTTGCTCAGATCGACGCTTTCCTGCTCGGAGGTGAGCAGTAA
- a CDS encoding hydrogenase iron-sulfur subunit gives MSAPGNFAIPERGPGIWQPKIQGIVCNWCSYAGADLAGGGRIQYPPDVRIVRVMCTGRIDALFVLKAFADGADGVLVSGCHFGDCHYLEGNYKAAKRMFMVKRLMKSIGLDDRRFRMTFVSASEGAKWGAVITDVVSTIRELGPSPLTESKK, from the coding sequence ATGTCTGCACCAGGAAATTTCGCAATTCCCGAAAGGGGCCCGGGTATCTGGCAGCCCAAGATCCAGGGTATCGTCTGCAACTGGTGTTCCTATGCCGGTGCTGACCTTGCCGGCGGTGGCCGTATCCAGTACCCCCCGGATGTCCGGATTGTCCGTGTCATGTGCACGGGACGTATCGATGCACTCTTCGTCCTGAAGGCATTCGCCGACGGCGCCGACGGCGTTCTCGTCTCCGGCTGCCACTTCGGTGACTGCCACTACCTCGAAGGGAACTACAAGGCTGCAAAGCGGATGTTCATGGTCAAGCGCTTAATGAAGAGCATCGGCCTCGACGACCGCCGCTTCAGGATGACCTTTGTATCGGCATCCGAAGGTGCAAAGTGGGGAGCGGTCATCACCGATGTAGTCTCAACCATCCGAGAACTCGGTCCAAGCCCCCTTACGGAGTCCAAGAAATAA